One segment of Ipomoea triloba cultivar NCNSP0323 chromosome 12, ASM357664v1 DNA contains the following:
- the LOC115999215 gene encoding scarecrow-like protein 9, translated as MDPRLYGFSGSRNGVRVGSQSMPFFPDPCVSNRLNFEDVYQDRELVDGPRADNSLGVHSFEGFHDPLSRNVALTSHQDDYEDDDFSDADLRYINQILMEEEMEDKTFMLQESLELQAKERSFYEALGKKYPPTPEQNPTLLDQSSLSRGEYEVENHQNCITNSSRGSSSVVNQSSGSLGEYESENHHNYYYITSSNEGSSYLIDPGSINVTGDYSSPYLHGFSVPNGSNSSVRSSNSFNNRVDGFVESPVSSFSIPNIYSESQPIWNFRKGVEEGNKFLPTNNKFLASFDANQFVTEEPTRETGEVEGTGEKSLRVRKNPHREDLEDQRSSKQAAIYTESTIRSEEFDIVLLHSMGKGEEALTAYRQNLQSAICKNIQQNGNSKGPGGGKGRGKKKNGKRDVIDLRTLLIHCAQAVAADDRRSANELLKQIRQHSSPFGDGSQRLANCFADGLEARLAGTGSQIYKALVNKRTSAADYLKAYHLYLASCPFRKISCFASNKTTIIKSANSMRVHIIDFGILYGFQWPTFIQRIAARDGGPPKVRITGIEFPQPGFRPAERIEETGRRLADYAESFNVPFEYNAIAKKWETITLEDLKLDKDDFLVVNCLYRFKNLHDETVLAEGSRTLVLNLIRKINPDIFIHGIVNGAYSAPFFVTRFREALFHFSALFDMLETNVPRDVPERMLIEREIFGREALNIMACEGWERVERPETYKQWQVRNLRAGFTQIPFANLIMNKARDKVRTGYHKDFVIDEDGQWLLLGWKGRTIYAISCWVPV; from the coding sequence atggatCCAAGGCTATATGGGTTTTCGGGTTCTAGGAATGGAGTTAGGGTTGGGAGCCAATCCATGCCCTTTTTCCCAGATCCTTGTGTTAGTAATAGATTGAATTTTGAAGATGTATATCAAGATCGGGAACTGGTTGATGGGCCTAGAGCTGATAATTCATTGGGGGTGCACAGTTTTGAGGGTTTCCATGATCCTTTATCAAGAAATGTGGCATTGACTTCTCATCAGGATGATTATGAGGATGATGATTTCTCGGATGCGGATTTGAGGTATATAAACCAGATTCTCATGGAGGAAGAAATGGAGGACAAGACGTTTATGCTTCAAGAATCTTTGGAGCTTCAAGCTAAAGAAAGGTCATTCTATGAGGCGCTTGGTAAGAAGTACCCGCCCACGCCAGAACAAAATCCAACTCTGCTTGACCAAAGCAGTTTGAGTCGAGGTGAATATGAAGTTGAAAATCATCAAAATTGCATCACCAATAGTAGTCGGGGTAGCAGCTCGGTAGTTAACCAAAGTAGTGGGAGTCTAGGTGAATATGAATCCGAAAATCATCACAATTACTACTATATAACCAGTAGCAACGAGGGGAGCAGCTATCTAATTGATCCCGGGTCGATCAACGTTACTGGTGATTACAGTAGTCCTTATTTACATGGTTTTTCGGTTCCTAATGGCTCCAACTCATCGGTTAGATCCTCGAATAGTTTTAACAATAGAGTAGATGGCTTTGTTGAATCCCCGGTAAGCTCTTTTAGTATCCCTAATATATATAGCGAGAGTCAGCCTATCTGGAATTTCAGGAAGGGGGTTGAAGAAGGAAATAAATTTCTCCCGACTAACAATAAGTTTTTGGCAAGTTTTGATGCCAATCAATTTGTAACTGAGGAGCCAACAAGAGAAACCGGTGAAGTGGAGGGGACAGGGGAGAAATCTCTAAGAGTGAGAAAGAATCCTCATAGAGAAGATTTGGAAGACCAGAGAAGTAGCAAGCAGGCTGCAATTTATACAGAATCAACAATCCGGTCCGAGGAATTTGACATAGTATTACTTCATAGCATGGGGAAGGGTGAGGAAGCTTTAACAGCGTATCGTCAGAACTTGCAGAGTGCTATTTGCAAAAACATACAGCAGAATGGGAACTCGAAAGGTCCCGGTGGAGGGAAGGGCCGTGGTAAAAAGAAGAACGGGAAAAGAGATGTTATTGATTTGAGGACGCTTTTGATTCATTGTGCACAGGCTGTTGCTGCTGATGACCGTAGGAGTGCAAATGAACTCCTGAAACAGATCAGGCAGCATTCATCGCCTTTTGGTGATGGATCTCAGAGGTTGGCTAATTGCTTTGCAGATGGTTTGGAGGCACGGTTAGCTGGCACTGGCAGCCAGATATATAAGGCCCTTGTCAACAAAAGAACATCGGCTGCTGATTATTTGAAGGCCTATCAtttataccttgcatcatgccCTTTTAGGAAGATTTCATGTTTTGCGTCAAACAAGACAACCATTATAAAATCTGCAAACTCTATGAGGGTTCATATCATAGATTTTGGCATCCTCTATGGCTTTCAATGGCCAACCTTTATTCAACGTATTGCTGCCAGAGATGGTGGGCCACCTAAAGTTCGGATTACAGGCATAGAGTTTCCCCAACCTGGCTTCAGGCCAGCGGAAAGAATTGAGGAGACTGGGCGCCGTTTGGCTGATTATGCAGAGTCTTTTAACGTGCCATTTGAATACAATGCCATAGCAAAGAAATGGGAAACTATCACCCTTGAAGATCTTAAGCTTGACAAGGATGATTTTCTTGTTGTCAATTGCTTGTATCGATTCAAGAACTTACACGATGAGACTGTGCTGGCTGAAGGCTCTAGAACTCTTGTTCTCAATCTGATAAGGAAGATAAATCCCGACATCTTCATCCATGGGATTGTCAATGGAGCCTATAGTGCCCCTTTCTTTGTAACTCGGTTCCGTGAGGCCCTGTTCCACTTCTCAGCTCTCTTTGATATGCTTGAAACCAATGTGCCTCGTGATGTTCCAGAACGGATGTTAATTGAGAGAGAGATATTTGGGAGGGAAGCCCTGAATATCATGGCTTGTGAGGGCTGGGAGAGAGTTGAAAGGCCCGAGACATACAAGCAATGGCAAGTACGTAATCTGAGGGCAGGCTTCACTCAAATACCTTTTGCAAATCTAATCATGAACAAAGCAAGGGACAAGGTGAGAACAGGCTACCACAAAGACTTTGTGATTGATGAAGATGGCCAGTGGCTATTGCTAGGATGGAAAGGGAGAACGATTTATGCCATTTCTTGCTGGGTTCCTGTTTGA
- the LOC115998097 gene encoding uncharacterized protein LOC115998097, protein MAYEERYGQVQRPKYDCLLFDLDDTLYPLSAGLAAACLKNIGDYMVEKLGIEPAKIPDLCDLLYKNYGTTMAGLRAIGYDFDYDEYHSFVHGRLPYQNLKPDPVLRNLLLSLPYRKIIFTNADKVHSLKVLGILGLEDCFEGIICFETLNPIQKNTISDDAPTSSPEIFDIIGHFLRPNAGSELPKTPVVCKPSEAAIEKALEIAKIDPRRTLFFEDSVRNIQAGKRVGLDTVLVGKSQRVQGADYALESIHNLKEALPELWETEKVAEVGYPGVAVPTSVTA, encoded by the exons ATGGCATACGAGGAAAGGTATGGGCAGGTTCAGAGGCCTAAATATGATTGCCTTCTGTTTG ATTTAGATGATACTCTTTATCCCCTCAGTGCTGGTCTGGCTGCAGCCTGTCTCAAGAACATAGGAG ATTACATGGTTGAAAAACTGGGCATAGAGCCTGCCAAAATTCCTGACTTGTGTGATCTGCTGTACAAGAATTATGGGACTACAATGGCAGGTCTCAGG GCAATTGGCTATGATTTTGACTATGATGAATATCATAG TTTTGTACATGGGAGATTGCCTTATCAAAATCTGAAGCCTGACCCTGTTCTCAGAAATCTTTTGTTGAGCCTGCCTTATCGGAAAATT ATCTTTACAAATGCTGACAAGGTTCACTCCCTCAAAGTTCTTGGTATCCTTGGACTGGAGGACTGTTTTGAGGGGATTATATGCTTTGAGACTCTCAATCCCATTCAAAAGAACACGATATCTGATGATGCGCCTACTAGCTCCCCCGAGATCTTTGACATCATCGGGCATTTCCTTCGACCTAATGCTGGATCAGAGTTGCCCAAGACTCCCGTTGTCTGCAAACCATCTGAAGCTGCCATCGAAAAGGCCTTAGAAATTGCCAAAATCGACCCCCGCAGAACT CTGTTCTTCGAGGATAGTGTCCGAAACATACAGGCTGGGAAACGCGTCGGACTTGATACAGTTCTG GTTGGGAAATCCCAGAGGGTTCAAGGTGCAGATTATGCATTAGAAAGCATCCATAACTTGAAGGAAGCGCTGCCGGAGCTCTGGGAAACCGAGAAGGTGGCGGAAGTGGGCTACCCCGGGGTGGCGGTGCCAACATCTGTAACGGCTTAG